The following DNA comes from Actinomycetes bacterium.
GAAGCCCTGCCAGCCGGCGGTCGGCCCGCCAGGCTGGCGGGCGAGCAACCGCTCGCTGGTCAGGTCGTCCCACCCGGGCAGGTGCGGGTCCTCCGGCCCGCCCCCGCCGGCCGGCTGCCCGTCCTCATCGGCCGGCCGGGCCGGCTCGGGTTCGGCCCACGCCACCTGGTCGGCGGACCCGGCCGGCTCCGGCCCTTCGCTCGCCGCCGACGCCTCCCCCGGCGCCGGTCCGTACAGGGATGAGGCCGCCTCCGGCTCGACCGATGAGGCCGCCTCCGGCTCGACCTCCGGGCCGGGCATGCCACCCTCGAGAGGGACGGCGGCCTCGGGTGCGCCCTCGGGAGCCGTGGCGGTGTCCTGACCGTCGGGGTCGCCACCTGGTCCCGCACCGGGCCGTGCTCGCCGACGGGAGGGAGCCCTGGGCGTGTCCTGACCGTCGGCGTCGCCATCCTTCCAGGAGGTGGTGACCTCCGCTGCTGGTGCCGCCGGCGGCGGTGCCGGGACGTCCCTGGACGCCTCCGGCACCGGCACCGGCTCCGGGTGGCCGGGCGGGCCGGGAGCCGGCTCCTGGACCCGGGAGGCCTCCGGCTCGTCGTCTGCCGGCGCCGCCTGGCCGGTGTGGCCCGGGACCGGCTCCGGGAGCCGAACCGTCTCCTCCTCGTCTGCCGGCTCCACGCGCTCGGCCAGCCAGTCGAGCCCGTGCTCGACGTACTCGACCTCGACGTCACGCGCGAGCCGCCGGCGGATGGAGGACTGTCGTGGCTCGGCCGGGGGGCGTCCCCTTCTGTCCAGCGGCACGGCTCGCTCCTTGTCGTGCGATGCGGGCAACCCCGCGTCAGCTCACTCCTGCCCGACCGGCGACCCGCACGCGCGTTCCTTCCCTCACCCGGCACGGCAATCTGACCGCCGGCAGGCACCGCGGCAACGTACCGCGACAACGTACCGCACCACAGCCGCCGGCTCATCCGCTGGCGCCCGCCTCGCCGCCACCCGCGCGGCCCATGGCGACGCCTTACCGGACCCGCCAGCGGTCATCCTGGGCCAGCTGGCGAAGCTCCTCGGCCGCGTCCTCCTCGCCCTCGGCGAGCAGCCGGCCAAGGCCGACCGCCCCGCACAAGGCGAGGAACTGGTCCTCGGCCCCGGCGTACCAGCGCACCACCTCGGCCGGTGCCTCCTCAGCGACGGCCTGTACCAGCTCCAGATTGGCTCGCGGGCCCGGGAGACCCGAACGCTCGGCGAGATAGCCGCCCCAGGCGCCGGTCGACAGCGCCCGCAGCGCCGCACGGTACTCGCCGCACGGTACCCGGCGATCCGTTTCATGGCCCAGCAAGCTACCTGGCTTCCACCTGGCGTGGCGAAGGGGCTGAGCACCCGCCGTTCGCGGTCAGCAAACAGGGCGAACATTGCCTGACGCGGCACCAGCTCGGTCGTAACGCCTTGGATACGGCTGTATCAGCGCGAGGTATCCGGCCTCTCCACCCAAAATGCAACCCTCACGGGAGACATGATGCTCGAGTTCCTTCCATGCCCGGAGCCGACCTGCCGGGTGCCGGCTGAGATCGTCGACCGCTGGTCCTGGCGGTCGACCGACGGGCCGGTGGCCCACGCCAAGACGCTCTGCCTGGCCGGCCACTGGTTCACCCTGCCGGTGGACGTGCTCACCGCCCCGCCCGCCCTCACAGCGTCCGGCGAGCACGCGACCATCACCTGAGGCGCCACCACCGGGGCGGCCACCGCTCAGCAGGCCACCGCTCAGCAGGCCACCGCTCAGGCGGCCACCCCTCAGGCGGCCACCGCTCAGGCGGCCACCGCTCAGGCGCCACCCCTGAGGCGCCACCGCCGGGGGTGGCGCCCGTCCCGGCCCGGACGTAGGGTGCGGGCCGCTGGGTGACGGCCCGGCGCTGACGGCCTGGCCGGTCGAGCGGAGCGGGAGGCGGCGCGGATGGACCTTGGCATCAGCGGGAAGGTGGCGCTCGTCACCGGCGCGTCCAAGGGGATCGGGTTCGGGATCGCCCGCGCCCTGGCCGCCGAGGGGGCGCGGGTCGCGGTCAGCTCGCGGTCGCGCGAGCGCATCGACCAGGCGGCAGCGCAGATCGGCGCGGTCGGGCTGGTGCACGACGCAAGCGACGTGGACCGGGCCAGCGCCCTGGTCGAGCAGGTTCGCGACGCCATCGGGCCGGTCGACATCCTGGTCACCAACACCGGAGGGCCACCGGGCAACCCCGACGCGCTCGGCTTCGCCCGGGCGCAGTGGGAGGCGGCCTACCGGGAGCTCGTGCTCGCCACCATCGCGCTGCTCGACGCGGCCCTGCCCGGCATGCGCGAGCGGGGCTGGGGGCGGGTGGTCAACGTGTCGTCGAGTGCGGCGCGCGAGCCGATCCCGAGCCTGATGCTCTCCAACGTCCACCGCGCCGGCCTGCTGGCCGGGTTCAAGACGATTGCCAGGCAGGTGGCGGGCGACGGCGTCACCCTCAACACGATCCTGCCGGGCCGGGTCGCCACCGACCGGCTGCTGGACATGTACGACTCCCCGGAGGCAGCCGAGCGCCAAGCCGCCGAGGAGGTCCCGGCCGGGCGCCTCGGCACCGTCGAGGAGCTGGGCGCGGTTGCCGCGTTCCTCTGCTCGGTCCCGGCCGCCTATGTGACCGGCACCGCCGTGCTGGTCGACGGCGGCCTCACCCACGGCTACTGACGGCCCCGGCGGTAGACTCCGACGACGCGCTGCTGCGCGACACTCAGACCGCCTTCGCGGCGCTCGAGCACGAGCCCGACTAGGAATCTCCCGCCTTCCTTCAGGCGGGGGAGGACGTCAACGGTCCTCGTCGGGGGAGGGGACCCGCAGGCCGGTCATCTCCTCGCTCACCCGCCAGAGGCGCTCGGCGGCGGCGGTGTCGTAGGAGGCCCTGGACGACGAGGAGGGGCGCTCCTTCACGAAGTAGCTGCCGGTGACGCCCTCCACCTCGGAGGAGGTGGCCAGGTGGACGACGGTGCGGGCGCCCTGCTCGGGACTGATCAAGAACGGCCGGAGCAGCGGGTGCAGCAGCCGGATGACGCGTCCGTTGTTGGTGCCGAAACGGGTCGCGACCACCCCGGGGTGGAGCGCGTTCACGGTCACCCCGGTCCCCTGAAGGCGCCGGGCCAGCTCGTAGGTGAACAGCAGGTTGGCGAGCTTGGAGCGCCCGTAGACCGCGACGGAGTAACTCCGCTCGGCCTGCAGGTCGTCGAAGTCGATCCGGGCCCGCTGGTGGGCGTCGGAGGAGACGTTGACGATCCGGGCCGGCGCGCTTGCCTTCAGCCTGTCCAGCAGCAGGTTGGTGAGCAGGAAGTAGGCGAGGTGGTTGAGGGCGAAGGTGAGCTCAAGGCCGTCCGGGCTCAAATGGCGCCTGATGAAGACCGCGCCCGCGTTGTTGACGAGCACGTGCAGGCGGTCGTGGCGGGCCGTGAACTGATCGGCCAGCTGGCGGACGTCGCGCTGCGCAGACAGGTCGGCGAGCAGGTGCTCGACGGTCGAGCTGCCGGTGCGCCGCCGGATCCGATCGACGGTGGCGGCGGTCCGCTCGGCGCTGCGGCCGATCATCACCACGGTGGCACCCCGTCCGGCCAGCTCCTCGGCGGTCACCGCGCCGATCCCCGAGGTCGCGCCCGTCACCAGGCAGATCCTGCCCCGCATGGACTGGTCCCGGCCCGCTTCCGGCCCGCCTTCTGTCGCCATGTCGCCCTATCCCCGTGTGGCCAAGTCGCGATGTCGCCGATGCCATTGTCGTGTATGGCCGGGCGGATCGCCGTCGTGCACGGCCGCCCGGCGGCGGCCAGTGGCTCAGGCCGGCTCGCGCTCGGGCAGCGCGGCCGGGCCAGCGTTGGCGGCGTCGGCCGGGCCAGCGTCGGTGGTGCCGGCCAGCGACCAGGTGTAGGCCTCCTTGAGCAGGCGCAGGTACATGAACGTCTCGGTCTCGCGCACGCCCTCGATGCCGGCCAGGTCCTCGGACAGAAGGCGGAGCAGGTGGTCGTTGTCCTCGCACACCACCTCGGCCAGCATGTCGTGGGTACCCGCGGTGAGCACGAGGTAGGAGACCTCGGGCAGCCGGCGCACGGCCTCGGCCACCCGCGCCAGCGAGCGCCCGTCGACCGAGATGGCCACCATCGCCATCGTCTTGTAGCCGAGCCGCATCGGGTCGGCCACGGCCACGATCTGCATCGCTCCGAGCGCCTGCAGGCGGGCGACGCGCTGGCGCACGGCCGCCTCCGAGATGCCGACGTCCTTGGCGATCCGGGTGAACGGCCGGCGCCCGTCCTGCTGCAGCGCGGCCACGATCGACAGGTCGACCTGGTCGAGGTCCACCGGCTTGCCCATACGAACCACCTTCCACAACCCCTGGAAACACTTCGTAGTGTGCACCATTTCGTTGACCAAGGCACGAATCTCGAAGTAAGGTAGCGGTCGACCCGGTGCAGGGCGAAGGCCCCTGCGCCGCCCGTAGGAGGGTGATGTCCATGGGCCAGCGGCCCGCCCAGGAGCGCATCGAGGCACTCACCACTGTCCGCACCCAGGTCGTGCACGAGCGCACGCCGAAGTCCCGGGAGTGGCGCGAGCGCTCCCTGAGGTCCCTGCCCCTGGGGGTGCCGTCCAGCTTCCAGGACTCTCCGCCCTACCCGATCTTCTTCGAGCGCGGCCGTGGCAGCCAGGTCTGGGACGTCGACG
Coding sequences within:
- a CDS encoding Lrp/AsnC family transcriptional regulator, coding for MGKPVDLDQVDLSIVAALQQDGRRPFTRIAKDVGISEAAVRQRVARLQALGAMQIVAVADPMRLGYKTMAMVAISVDGRSLARVAEAVRRLPEVSYLVLTAGTHDMLAEVVCEDNDHLLRLLSEDLAGIEGVRETETFMYLRLLKEAYTWSLAGTTDAGPADAANAGPAALPEREPA
- a CDS encoding SDR family oxidoreductase; the protein is MDLGISGKVALVTGASKGIGFGIARALAAEGARVAVSSRSRERIDQAAAQIGAVGLVHDASDVDRASALVEQVRDAIGPVDILVTNTGGPPGNPDALGFARAQWEAAYRELVLATIALLDAALPGMRERGWGRVVNVSSSAAREPIPSLMLSNVHRAGLLAGFKTIARQVAGDGVTLNTILPGRVATDRLLDMYDSPEAAERQAAEEVPAGRLGTVEELGAVAAFLCSVPAAYVTGTAVLVDGGLTHGY
- a CDS encoding SDR family oxidoreductase, whose protein sequence is MATEGGPEAGRDQSMRGRICLVTGATSGIGAVTAEELAGRGATVVMIGRSAERTAATVDRIRRRTGSSTVEHLLADLSAQRDVRQLADQFTARHDRLHVLVNNAGAVFIRRHLSPDGLELTFALNHLAYFLLTNLLLDRLKASAPARIVNVSSDAHQRARIDFDDLQAERSYSVAVYGRSKLANLLFTYELARRLQGTGVTVNALHPGVVATRFGTNNGRVIRLLHPLLRPFLISPEQGARTVVHLATSSEVEGVTGSYFVKERPSSSSRASYDTAAAERLWRVSEEMTGLRVPSPDEDR